One region of Rattus norvegicus strain BN/NHsdMcwi chromosome 13, GRCr8, whole genome shotgun sequence genomic DNA includes:
- the Kcnj10 gene encoding ATP-sensitive inward rectifier potassium channel 10 isoform X2, producing the protein MASIYKVKMTSVAKVYYSQTTQTESRPLVAPGIRRRRVLTKDGRSNVRMEHIADKRFLYLKDLWTTFIDMQWRYKLLLFSATFAGTWFLFGVVWYLVAVAHGDLLELGPPANHTPCVVQVHTLTGAFLFSLESQTTIGYGFRYISEECPLAIVLLIAQLVLTTILEIFITGTFLAKIARPKKRAETIRFSQHAVVAYHNGKLCLMIRVANMRKSLLIGCQVTGKLLQTHQTKEGENIRLNQVNVTFQVDTASDSPFLILPLTFYHVVDETSPLKDLPLRSGEGDFELVLILSGTVESTSATCQVRTSYLPEEILWGYEFTPAISLSASGKYVADFSLFDQVVKVASPGGLRDSTVRYGDPEKLKLEESLREQAEKEGSALSVRISNV; encoded by the coding sequence ATGACATCAGTTGCCAAGGTCTATTACAGCCAGACGACGCAGACAGAGAGCCGGCCCCTAGTGGCTCCAGGAATACGTCGGAGGAGGGTCCTGACAAAAGATGGCCGGAGCAACGTGAGAATGGAGCATATTGCTGACAAGCGTTTCCTCTACCTCAAGGATCTATGGACGACCTTCATTGACATGCAGTGGCGCTACAAGCTTCTGCTCTTCTCGGCAACCTTTGCAGGCACTTGGTTCCTCTTTGGCGTGGTGTGGTATCTGGTCGCTGTGGCCCACGGGGACCTGTTGGAGCTGGGACCTCCTGCCAACCACACGCCCTGTGTGGTGCAGGTGCACACACTTACTGgggccttcctcttctccctcgaATCCCAGACCACCATTGGCTATGGCTTCCGCTACATCAGCGAGGAATGCCCTCTGGCCATTGTGCTTCTCATTGCACAGCTCGTGCTcaccaccattctggaaatcttcATCACCGGAACCTTCCTTGCAAAGATTGCCCGGCCAAAGAAGAGGGCTGAGACGATCCGTTTCAGCCAGCATGCGGTTGTGGCTTACCACAACGGGAAGCTTTGCCTCATGATCCGGGTGGCCAACATGCGTAAGAGTCTCCTCATTGGGTGCCAGGTGACAGGCAAACTGCTTCAAACCCACCAGACAAAGGAGGGTGAGAATATTCGGCTCAACCAGGTCAATGTGACTTTCCAAGTAGACACAGCCTCTGATAGCCCCTTTCTCATTCTACCCCTGACTTTCTACCATGTGGTAGATGAGACCAGCCCCTTGAAAGATCTCCCCCTCCGCAGCGGGGAGGGTGACTTCGAGCTCGTGCTGATCCTAAGTGGGACGGTGGAGTCCACCAGCGCCACCTGTCAAGTTCGCACTTCCTATCTACCGGAGGAGATCCTCTGGGGCTACGAGTTCACACCTGCTATCTCACTGTCAGCCAGTGGCAAATACGTGGCTGACTTCAGCCTTTTTGACCAGGTTGTGAAAGTGGCGTCCCCCGGTGGTCTCCGAGATAGCACCGTACGTTATGGAGACCCAGAAAAGCTCAAGTTGGAGGAGTCattaagagagcaagctgaaaaGGAAGGCAGTGCCCTTAGTGTGCGCATTAGTAACGTCTGA
- the Kcnj10 gene encoding ATP-sensitive inward rectifier potassium channel 10 — translation MTSVAKVYYSQTTQTESRPLVAPGIRRRRVLTKDGRSNVRMEHIADKRFLYLKDLWTTFIDMQWRYKLLLFSATFAGTWFLFGVVWYLVAVAHGDLLELGPPANHTPCVVQVHTLTGAFLFSLESQTTIGYGFRYISEECPLAIVLLIAQLVLTTILEIFITGTFLAKIARPKKRAETIRFSQHAVVAYHNGKLCLMIRVANMRKSLLIGCQVTGKLLQTHQTKEGENIRLNQVNVTFQVDTASDSPFLILPLTFYHVVDETSPLKDLPLRSGEGDFELVLILSGTVESTSATCQVRTSYLPEEILWGYEFTPAISLSASGKYVADFSLFDQVVKVASPGGLRDSTVRYGDPEKLKLEESLREQAEKEGSALSVRISNV, via the coding sequence ATGACATCAGTTGCCAAGGTCTATTACAGCCAGACGACGCAGACAGAGAGCCGGCCCCTAGTGGCTCCAGGAATACGTCGGAGGAGGGTCCTGACAAAAGATGGCCGGAGCAACGTGAGAATGGAGCATATTGCTGACAAGCGTTTCCTCTACCTCAAGGATCTATGGACGACCTTCATTGACATGCAGTGGCGCTACAAGCTTCTGCTCTTCTCGGCAACCTTTGCAGGCACTTGGTTCCTCTTTGGCGTGGTGTGGTATCTGGTCGCTGTGGCCCACGGGGACCTGTTGGAGCTGGGACCTCCTGCCAACCACACGCCCTGTGTGGTGCAGGTGCACACACTTACTGgggccttcctcttctccctcgaATCCCAGACCACCATTGGCTATGGCTTCCGCTACATCAGCGAGGAATGCCCTCTGGCCATTGTGCTTCTCATTGCACAGCTCGTGCTcaccaccattctggaaatcttcATCACCGGAACCTTCCTTGCAAAGATTGCCCGGCCAAAGAAGAGGGCTGAGACGATCCGTTTCAGCCAGCATGCGGTTGTGGCTTACCACAACGGGAAGCTTTGCCTCATGATCCGGGTGGCCAACATGCGTAAGAGTCTCCTCATTGGGTGCCAGGTGACAGGCAAACTGCTTCAAACCCACCAGACAAAGGAGGGTGAGAATATTCGGCTCAACCAGGTCAATGTGACTTTCCAAGTAGACACAGCCTCTGATAGCCCCTTTCTCATTCTACCCCTGACTTTCTACCATGTGGTAGATGAGACCAGCCCCTTGAAAGATCTCCCCCTCCGCAGCGGGGAGGGTGACTTCGAGCTCGTGCTGATCCTAAGTGGGACGGTGGAGTCCACCAGCGCCACCTGTCAAGTTCGCACTTCCTATCTACCGGAGGAGATCCTCTGGGGCTACGAGTTCACACCTGCTATCTCACTGTCAGCCAGTGGCAAATACGTGGCTGACTTCAGCCTTTTTGACCAGGTTGTGAAAGTGGCGTCCCCCGGTGGTCTCCGAGATAGCACCGTACGTTATGGAGACCCAGAAAAGCTCAAGTTGGAGGAGTCattaagagagcaagctgaaaaGGAAGGCAGTGCCCTTAGTGTGCGCATTAGTAACGTCTGA
- the Kcnj10 gene encoding ATP-sensitive inward rectifier potassium channel 10 isoform X1, which produces MAEDRKVSMKSHRCCALDIFEMTSVAKVYYSQTTQTESRPLVAPGIRRRRVLTKDGRSNVRMEHIADKRFLYLKDLWTTFIDMQWRYKLLLFSATFAGTWFLFGVVWYLVAVAHGDLLELGPPANHTPCVVQVHTLTGAFLFSLESQTTIGYGFRYISEECPLAIVLLIAQLVLTTILEIFITGTFLAKIARPKKRAETIRFSQHAVVAYHNGKLCLMIRVANMRKSLLIGCQVTGKLLQTHQTKEGENIRLNQVNVTFQVDTASDSPFLILPLTFYHVVDETSPLKDLPLRSGEGDFELVLILSGTVESTSATCQVRTSYLPEEILWGYEFTPAISLSASGKYVADFSLFDQVVKVASPGGLRDSTVRYGDPEKLKLEESLREQAEKEGSALSVRISNV; this is translated from the exons ATGGCAGAGGACAGGAAGGTGTCCATGAAGAGTCACAGGTGCTGTGCTTTGGACATTTTTGAG ATGACATCAGTTGCCAAGGTCTATTACAGCCAGACGACGCAGACAGAGAGCCGGCCCCTAGTGGCTCCAGGAATACGTCGGAGGAGGGTCCTGACAAAAGATGGCCGGAGCAACGTGAGAATGGAGCATATTGCTGACAAGCGTTTCCTCTACCTCAAGGATCTATGGACGACCTTCATTGACATGCAGTGGCGCTACAAGCTTCTGCTCTTCTCGGCAACCTTTGCAGGCACTTGGTTCCTCTTTGGCGTGGTGTGGTATCTGGTCGCTGTGGCCCACGGGGACCTGTTGGAGCTGGGACCTCCTGCCAACCACACGCCCTGTGTGGTGCAGGTGCACACACTTACTGgggccttcctcttctccctcgaATCCCAGACCACCATTGGCTATGGCTTCCGCTACATCAGCGAGGAATGCCCTCTGGCCATTGTGCTTCTCATTGCACAGCTCGTGCTcaccaccattctggaaatcttcATCACCGGAACCTTCCTTGCAAAGATTGCCCGGCCAAAGAAGAGGGCTGAGACGATCCGTTTCAGCCAGCATGCGGTTGTGGCTTACCACAACGGGAAGCTTTGCCTCATGATCCGGGTGGCCAACATGCGTAAGAGTCTCCTCATTGGGTGCCAGGTGACAGGCAAACTGCTTCAAACCCACCAGACAAAGGAGGGTGAGAATATTCGGCTCAACCAGGTCAATGTGACTTTCCAAGTAGACACAGCCTCTGATAGCCCCTTTCTCATTCTACCCCTGACTTTCTACCATGTGGTAGATGAGACCAGCCCCTTGAAAGATCTCCCCCTCCGCAGCGGGGAGGGTGACTTCGAGCTCGTGCTGATCCTAAGTGGGACGGTGGAGTCCACCAGCGCCACCTGTCAAGTTCGCACTTCCTATCTACCGGAGGAGATCCTCTGGGGCTACGAGTTCACACCTGCTATCTCACTGTCAGCCAGTGGCAAATACGTGGCTGACTTCAGCCTTTTTGACCAGGTTGTGAAAGTGGCGTCCCCCGGTGGTCTCCGAGATAGCACCGTACGTTATGGAGACCCAGAAAAGCTCAAGTTGGAGGAGTCattaagagagcaagctgaaaaGGAAGGCAGTGCCCTTAGTGTGCGCATTAGTAACGTCTGA